The proteins below come from a single Triticum aestivum cultivar Chinese Spring chromosome 5D, IWGSC CS RefSeq v2.1, whole genome shotgun sequence genomic window:
- the LOC123119400 gene encoding beta-1,4-mannosyl-glycoprotein 4-beta-N-acetylglucosaminyltransferase, which translates to MKQDSRMAGNSVNLPHATRRRSTLAFKFLIPFVLVLSVSVIAVTQYFQSISYFLRPLWDTPPKPFTRIPHYYAPNMSMHQLCQLHGWGILSSPRRVFDAVLFSNELDVLEIRYHELFPYVDRFVILEANATFTGIPKSLTFFENLNRFAFASSKIVYDMLPIGELDPDSRRMPFLVEAGHRRALNNLLKRSGIAVGDVLIMADADEIPSPETVQLLKWCDGIPPIMHLELKNYMYSFEYHVDQNSWRTTAHVFTERTKYQHSRQTDLMLADAGWHCSFCFREIKEFAFKMKAYSHADRVKHDIFLNPDRIQRVICNGDNIFDMLPEEYTFSDLFKKMGPIPRSASAVHLPSYLIRNADSYRFLLPGGCLRPG; encoded by the coding sequence ATGAAACAAGACAGTCGCATGGCGGGAAACTCGGTGAATCTGCCTCATGCAACTAGAAGAAGAAGTACTTTggctttcaagttcctgatacccTTCGTTCTAGTTCTTTCAGTTTCTGTTATTGCTGTCACCCAGTACTTCCAAAGTATCTCCTACTTTCTGCGGCCGCTGTGGGACACACCACCAAAGCCCTTCACCCGTATCCCGCACTACTATGCCCCTAATATGTCCATGCACCAGCTGTGTCAGCTCCATGGCTGGGGCATCCTCTCCTCCCCTCGCCGTGTCTTTGATGCTGTTCTCTTCAGCAATGAGCTCGATGTTCTGGAAATCCGCTACCATGAGCTCTTTCCATATGTTGACAGGTTTGTCATCCTTGAGGCGAATGCTACCTTCACTGGCATCCCAAAGTCACTCACCTTCTTTGAAAACCTCAACCGTTTCGCATTTGCTAGCTCAAAGATTGTCTATGACATGCTTCCCATTGGAGAGTTGGATCCTGATTCTCGCCGAATGCCCTTCCTTGTAGAAGCTGGTCACCGCCGTGCACTTAACAACCTGCTAAAAAGATCAGGCATTGCTGTGGGGGATGTCTTGATCATGGCTGATGCCGATGAGATCCCCAGTCCTGAAACCGTGCAGTTGCTGAAGTGGTGTGATGGAATACCGCCAATCATGCATCTCGAGCTAAAAAACTATATGTACTCCTTTGAATATCATGTGGATCAAAACAGCTGGAGAACGACAGCGCATGTGTTCACCGAGCGGACCAAGTATCAACACTCCCGCCAGACCGACCTGATGCTGGCCGACGCGGGCTGGCACTGCAGCTTCTGCTTCAGGGAGATCAAGGAGTTTGCTTTCAAGATGAAGGCATACAGCCATGCAGACCGGGTGAAACATGACATTTTCCTGAACCCGGACAGGATCCAGAGAGTCATATGCAATGGGGATAACATTTTTGACATGCTGCCTGAGGAGTACACGTTtagtgatctcttcaagaagatgGGGCCTATACCGAGGTCAGCGTCCGCTGTTCATCTTCCATCCTATTTGATCAGGAACGCGGACAGCTACAGGTTCTTACTTCCTGGTGGGTGCTTGAGACCGGGCTAA